A genome region from Coffea arabica cultivar ET-39 chromosome 7e, Coffea Arabica ET-39 HiFi, whole genome shotgun sequence includes the following:
- the LOC113701548 gene encoding zinc finger BED domain-containing protein RICESLEEPER 2-like, protein MSISPPEVSSIPHVSGTDSSTPVMIDSPIFVSRDACDPTQEGGQTQQEGTEDTNRQQGDEAEDDGKFRVPKRNKTSEAWEDFDDLEENGIYYAICKHCSKKLNRGKTKQTSSMWRHRENCSVRKAKLRKAEQQTKINFQQANERFPTVPSLHTGKFDMEAMREAAAHWILMHEHPFTILEEEGFNIMMKRGWPEWQKISRMTAKKDCTQVYEIEKKKLKNLLRHVQKVSLTTDMWKSKNQKIEYMVVTGHWIDGNWKLQKRVLNFVHIRPPRRGVEISDAVFKCAKEWGIEGKIHTISVDNASNNDVAVRLLKDDFGRCKKLLGGGKLFHVRCCAHILNLMVQDGLKDIVDICENIRDSVDFVNKSDGRSLLFAEIAQHLQIPGKKLLHDCRTRWNSTYEMLNCAIKYKEVFPRFQVREPLYESCPSSEDWEKVEKVCTILEKFYTATHIISGSEYPTSNLFLPEILKVKKLLDARVNDEDDFVRGMITRMKLKFDKYWKECNLLMSIAAILDPRQKMRAIEFAFPKMYSTYEAQQNITYVRKAIFELYDEYVAMATSGSAGTGCSLNPASEIVCPPRASADYWDDLDEYCGELESDEPHKSELVDYLDKPRQLPGQNPKDFNCLDWWKINRSAYPVLSQLAADVLAIPITTVASEATFSAGTRVIDSYRASLAPETVQTLMCAGDWCRNLHGVKKKLKPQKALKEYELPNA, encoded by the exons ATGTCTATTAGTCCTCCCGAGGTTTCTTCAATACCACATGTGTCTGGGACCGATTCATCCACACCAGTCATGATTGACAGCCCAATATTTGTAAGCCGTGATGCCTGTGATCCCACACAAGAGGGTGGTCAAACACAACAAGAGGGAACCGAAGACACCAATAGGCAGCAAGGAGATGAAGCTGAAGATGATGGTAAATTTCGAGTGCCTAAAAGGAATAAAACTTCTGAGGCATGGGAAGACTTTGAtgatttggaagaaaatggCATATATTATGCCATTTGTAAACATTGTAGTAAGAAACTGAATCGGGGAAAAACTAAACAAACCAGCAGCATGTGGAGGCATCGAGAAAACTGTTCCGTTAGAAAAGCCAAGCTTAGAAAGGCCGAGCAGCAAACAAAGATAAACTTTCAGCAAGCGAATGAGCGTTTTCCAACTGTACCATCATTGCACACTGGCAAATTCGATATGGAAGCAATGAGAGAGGCTGCTGCACATTGGATCTTGATGCACGAGCATCCTTTCACAATTTTGGAGGAAGAGGGTTTCAACATAATGATGAAACGCGGCTGGCCGGAGTGGCAAAAGATTTCACGAATGACAGCTAAAAAAGATTGTACACAGGTGTACGAGATAGAGAAAAAGaagttgaagaacttgttgAGACATGTACAAAAAGTTAGCTTGACCACCGATATGTGGAAATCAAAGAATCAAAAAATTGAATACATGGTGGTGACCGGACATTGGATTGATGGAAATTGGAAGCTTCAGAAGAGAGTGTTAAATTTTGTTCATATTCGACCACCACGTCGAGGAGTTGAGATTTCGGATGCAGTTTTCAAGTGTGCAAAGGAATGGGGAATTGAGGGAAAAATTCACACTATTTCTGTGGACAATGCCTCGAACAATGATGTGGCCGTGAGATTGTTGAAAGATGATTTCGGGAGATGCAAGAAGCTTTTGGGTGGAGGAAAACTGTTTCATGTTCGTTGTTGCGCCCATATCTTGAACCTTATGGTTCAAGATGGCTTGAAGGATATAGTAGATATTTGTGAAAATATTCGAGATAGTGTGGATTTTGTGAACAAGTCTGATGGTAGGTCATTGCTATTTGCAGAAATTGCTCAACACCTACAAATTCCTGGAAAAAAATTACTCCATGATTGTAGGACGAGATGGAATTCAACATATGAAATGTTGAATTGTGCTATAAAATATAAAGAGGTCTTTCCTCGTTTTCAAGTGCGAGAGCCCCTTTATGAGTCTTGTCCATCTTCAGAGGATTGGGAGAAGGTTGAGAAAGTTTGCACCATTTTAGAGAAGTTCTACACAGCCACACACATAATTTCGGGGAGTGAGTATCCAACTAGCAATCTATTCCTCCCTGAGATTCTAAAGGTGAAGAAACTCTTGGATGCACGAGTgaatgatgaagatgattttgtcCGGGGTATGATTACAAGAATGAAGCTCAAGTTTGACAAATACTGGAAAGAGTGTAATTTATTGATGTCCATTGCAGCTATCTTGGATCCCAGACAGAAAATGCGAGCAATAGAGTTTGCCTTCCCTAAGATGTATTCCACATATGAAGCTCAACAGAATATCACATATGTTCGAAAAGCCATCTTTGAGCTTTATGACGAGTATGTTGCTATGGCTACAAGTGGAAGTGCAGGGACAGGTTGTTCATTAAATCCTGCATCCGAAATAGTGTGTCCACCTCGAGCAAGTGCTGACTATTGGGATGATTTGGATGAGTATTGTGGTGAACTCGAATCCGATGAACCCCATAAGAGCGAGTTGGTGGATTACCTAGACAAGCCTCGCCAACTTCCTGGACAAAATCCGAAGGATTTCAACTGTTTAGATTGGTGGAAAATCAACCGATCAGCATACCCGGTACTCTCTCAGTTAGCGGCTGATGTATTGGCCATTCCTATCACTACCGTCGCATCTGAGGCCACCTTTAGTGCTGGAACTAGGGTGATTGATTCATACCGTGCTTCACTTGCTCCGGAGACAGTCCAGACGTTAATGTGTGCAGGCGATTGGTGTAGAAATTTACACGGGgtcaaaaagaaattgaaa CCACAGAAAGCTCTCAAAGAATATGAGCTGCCCAATGCTTGA
- the LOC113701483 gene encoding putative late blight resistance protein homolog R1A-10 gives MAIPCSSNTSFFDFALDDHLRSHHMSSSTSTSCFDLALDFLCKLEKSVDFQLFGIADLKENIRFLNSFFLYVKKCRRRNREAPLEHDQEDAGKTILEHDQEDKGKELLQHDQEEAGTILSESLSHSAICFGIQGRVIKMVHDLQSAYLLYEGSDESDRMPIVFIAIARSLDDIWSFLKTDIMESCTVIFLDYYPPGDPQLVMDLIASLLESLRQPLIELENTMRHELKLLRSLICFAIVRGVECTQLTDLLTHAAVVVEQAIFECCFDSDEEQAPSQTDSEIYELMDENIDPFGPQVRETCMHVLTASKKQLRSSYALALEQNEHRVLVEFIDSLLDYLTDLLGYCASFQVLVKDQMLKLHQGVKYLSILLEQEKKLGDEIKDLVGVVVHDAGTLIFSLSVNEIKEGFSKETDLVLFHLYKVLKYMMAELAHNYPLTSPHSSFNYPRSNELGCMDFFLKNLKELARCDEANDSIVFLQDRIQRIEKDLEFLRHVLVNIKEQRYQNRKLQAFWSHVMEAAYKAELLIDSTLVSDKCEDSLDAVARDINLLKIEALEIQNGQIQRVNKTSIHIPSQLIATIHNEDLVGVDDKVKSVIDRLRSGSKQLDFVPIVGMPGIGKTTLANKVYVADSVTSHFHVCGWCYVSQMYSMRSLLVQLLCSISSESPEKYHKKDEDDLAKELKQVLLRNRYLLVLDDLWDIEAWNLLVKSLPNDANGSRILFTSRFQNLSSKFKPDTEPYYLRQLTDEESWTLLQKKLSDKGGCPPTLSEVGSQIAKTCRGLPLTIVLVAGILATTAQDSWEEVAKSLSSTVLDNEYCMKTLELSYNHLPDYLKSCLLYFGAFREDEVINVRRLLWLWISEGFVQKTEEKSLEEAAYNYLMALINRSLVMVTDQRTTSGAKACQLHDLVREFCVEKAKEESFLRIIQSWEDPFSLAEPSSHHRVCVQSSWELKTWELVIIFPNLRCLLLFGYDAFDCEEKPSRILLPKLLRVLDLGDWGSGESFPMEVLLLVHLRYLALCRITSMPSAIANLSRLVTLIIKHPESNIVLPNTIWNIRTLSYLRTIYWKRGFIFADGNLEVAPDLDHLDTLNLAIDPLSQNLQKLLKKLPSIRRLKCMRDDESIDDESSDDESREATRNCDEILVFDCLSQLESLHLIGFQGYGFKFPLNLKKLTLSKNGQPWGEISTIGKLPNLEVLKLHDSSFIGEEWVMKEGEFPNLRVF, from the coding sequence ATGGCGATTCCCTGCAGCAGTAACAccagtttctttgattttgctTTAGATGACCATCTGCGGTCGCATCACATGTCCTCCAGCACTAGCACTAGTTGCTTTGATCTTGCTTTAGATTTTCTATGCAAGCTTGAGAAGTCCGTCGATTTCCAGCTCTTCGGTATCGCGGATCTGAAGGAAAACATAAGATTCTTGAATTCCTTTTTTCTGTATGTCAAGAAGTGTAGGAGGAGGAACCGTGAAGCGCCTTTGGAGCATGATCAGGAGGACGCGGGTAAAACGATTTTGGAGCATGATCAGGAGGACAAGGGTAAAGAGCTTTTACAGCATGATCAGGAAGAAGCGGGTACTATTCTGTCTGAAAGTTTGTCACATAGTGCTATTTGCTTCGGAATTCAAGGTAGGGTTATTAAGATGGTTCATGATCTTCAGTCTGCTTATCTTTTATACGAAGGTTCTGATGAGTCAGATAGAATGCCAATAGTATTTATTGCGATAGCCAGATCCTTGGATGATATTTGGTCATTTCTTAAGACAGATATCATGGAATCATGCACCGTCATCTTCCTCGACTATTACCCGCCAGGAGATCCACAACTAGTTATGGATCTTATTGCATCCCTTTTGGAGTCTCTGAGGCAACCTTTAATTGAGTTAGAGAATACTATGAGACACGAGCTAAAGCTTTTAAGGAGTCTCATTTGCTTTGCAATAGTGCGAGGTGTTGAGTGTACGCAATTGACAGATCTCTTGACTCACGCTGCAGTTGTGGTTGAACAGGCAATTTTTGAGTGTTGCTTTGACAGCGATGAAGAACAAGCGCCTAGTCAAACGGACTCTGAAATTTATGAGTTGATGGATGAGAATATAGATCCTTTTGGTCCCCAAGTCCGAGAAACTTGCATGCATGTCCTGACGGCTTCAAAGAAACAATTAAGATCATCATATGCTTTAGCCCTTGAGCAAAATGAGCATCGAGTGCTAGTCGAATTTATTGATTCTCTCCTAGATTATCTTACGGATCTTCTAGGATATTGTGCTAGTTTTCAGGTTCTGGTAAAGGATCAAATGCTAAAACTCCATCAAGGAGTAAAATACTTGAGTATCCTTCTTGAACAGGAGAAGAAACTAGGCGATGAAATTAAGGATCTTGTTGGAGTTGTGGTCCATGATGCAGGAACTCTGATCTTCTCCCTTTCTGTCAACGAAATCAAAGAAGGTTTTTCCAAGGAAACAGATCTTGTGTTGTTTCATTTGTACAAAGTTCTCAAGTATATGATGGCAGAGCTTGCGCACAATTATCCACTAACATCACCACATTCATCATTTAATTATCCTAGATCCAATGAGTTGGGCTGTATggattttttcctaaaaaatctCAAGGAACTAGCAAGGTGTGATGAGGCTAATGATTCAATTGTTTTTCTACAGGATAGAATCCAAAGGATCGAAAAagatcttgaattcttgagacATGTCCTGGTGAATATCAAGGAGCAGCGCTATCAGAATAGAAAACTCCAAGCTTTTTGGAGTCATGTTATGGAGGCTGCATACAAGGCAGAGTTATTGATTGACTCAACACTAGTTAGTGATAAATGTGAAGATTCTTTGGATGCTGTTGCTAGAGATATCAATCTTCTGAAGATTGAGGCTTTGGAGATCCAAAATGGTCAAATCCAGAGAGTTAACAAGACGTCCATTCACATACCATCACAACTTATTGCCACCATTCACAATGAAGATCTGGTGGGTGTCGATGACAAGGTGAAATCTGTCATTGATCGACTTAGGAGTGGATCAAAGCAGTTGGATTTTGTTCCCATTGTAGGTATGCCTGGGATTGGTAAGACCACATTAGCCAATAAAGTTTATGTTGCTGATTCAGTTACGTCACATTTTCATGTGTGTGGCTGGTGTTATGTCTCTCAAATGTATAGCATGCGTAGTTTGTTAGTTCAGCTTTTGTGTAGTATTTCTTCTGAGAGTCCTGAAAAATATCATAAGAAGGATGAAGATGATTTGGCCAAGGAGCTAAAGCAAGTTTTGCTGAGAAATAGGTATCTCCTTGTTTTGGACGACTTGTGGGACATTGAGGCATGGAATTTGTTGGTAAAATCATTGCCAAATGATGCCAATGGAAGCAGGATTCTCTTCACCAGCAGATTTCAGAATTTGTCTTCAAAATTCAAACCTGATACTGAGCCTTACTATCTCCGCCAACTTACGGACGAAGAGAGTTGGACATTGCTGCAGAAAAAGCTATCTGACAAAGGAGGTTGTCCTCCAACATTAAGTGAAGTTGGATCTCAAATAGCAAAAACTTGTAGGGGCTTACCCCTTACAATTGTCCTTGTTGCTGGAATTCTTGCTACCACTGCACAAGATAGCTGGGAAGAAGTTGCAAAAAGTCTTAGTTCTACTGTCCTTGACAATGAATATTGCATGAAGACGCTTGAGTTGAGTTATAATCACTTACCAGATTATTTGAAGTCATGCCTTCTATACTTTGGTGCATTTCGAGAAGATGAGGTCATTAATGTCCGCAGGTTGTTATGGCTTTGGATCTCTGAAGGATTCGTGCAAAAGACTGAAGAAAAGAGCTTGGAGGAAGCAGCTTACAACTACTTGATGGCTCTGATTAATAGAAGTTTAGTTATGGTTACCGACCAAAGAACTACGAGTGGTGCCAAAGCCTGCCAACTTCATGATTTGGTACGCGAGTTTTGTGTGGAAAAAGCCAAAGAAGAAAGTTTTCTACGTATTATTCAAAGTTGGGAAGACCCTTTTAGTCTTGCTGAACCAAGCAGCCACCACCGAGTTTGTGTTCAAAGTAGCTGGGAATTGAAGACTTGGGAGTTAGTGATAATTTTTCCCAATTTACGCTGTTTGCTGTTGTTTGGATATGATGCTTTTGACTGTGAAGAGAAGCCTTCGAGGATTTTGTTACCTAAGCTTCTTAGAGTGTTGGATTTGGGGGATTGGGGCTCTGGTGAATCATTTCCAATGGAAGTTTTATTGCTTGTTCACTTGAGATACCTGGCTCTCTGTAGAATAACATCAATGCCATCTGCAATAGCCAACCTCTCAAGGTTAGTAACTCTCATCATAAAACATCCAGAGAGTAATATTGTGCTGCCAAATACTATTTGGAACATTAGGACATTGAGTTATCTACGTACTATATATTGGAAAAGAGGTTTTATTTTTGCAGATGGAAATCTTGAAGTAGCCCCAGATTTAGATCATTTGGACACGTTAAACCTTGCAATTGATCCCTTGTCTCAAAACTtgcaaaagttactgaaaaaaTTACCAAGCATCCGCAGGCTAAAATGTATGAGAGATGACGAATCAATCGATGACGAATCAAGTGATGATGAATCAAGAGAAGCTACCAGAAATTGTGATGAGATTCTTGTGTTTGACTGTTTGAGTCAACTAGAGTCACTTCATTTGATTGGTTTTCAGGGATATGGGTTTAAATTCCCgttgaatttgaagaagttgactCTCTCAAAGAATGGTCAGCCATGGGGTgaaatttcaacaattggaaagTTGCCTAATCTTGAAGTGCTTAAATTACACGATTCCTCCTTTATTGGGGAAGAATGGGTAATGAAAGAAGGGGAGTTCCCTAACCTCCGAGTCTTCTGA